One region of Neorhodopirellula lusitana genomic DNA includes:
- a CDS encoding ABC transporter ATP-binding protein, with the protein MTSSSDMPILEARDIRKSYYKNQIELPVLRGVDVAFHRGELSALVGRSGSGKSTLMHLLATLDQPDSGEVWFNGKRIDNLSRRVRDSYRNQDIGIIFQFYHLLPELTALENVLAPAMISRSVLGYLRERRSLAKRAEAMLDRVGLLERRGHKPSEMSGGEMQRVAIARSLMSEPQLLLADEPTGNLDTETGESILELLQQLNNDDGLTIVMITHDDAIASRADRCYRMQDGLLVDRLKDSPRKASDNANKAARLIA; encoded by the coding sequence ATGACCTCATCCAGCGATATGCCCATTCTAGAAGCTCGCGATATCCGCAAGAGCTACTACAAGAACCAGATCGAACTGCCCGTTTTGCGGGGAGTCGATGTTGCGTTCCATCGCGGCGAACTGTCGGCCCTGGTCGGACGCAGCGGCAGTGGCAAGAGCACGCTGATGCACTTGCTAGCCACCCTGGACCAACCCGATTCGGGTGAGGTCTGGTTCAACGGAAAACGCATCGACAACCTGTCTCGACGTGTTCGCGATTCTTATCGCAATCAAGACATCGGGATCATCTTCCAGTTCTACCACTTGTTGCCTGAACTGACCGCACTGGAAAACGTGCTCGCGCCCGCCATGATCAGCCGCAGCGTACTGGGTTACCTCCGCGAACGCCGGTCGCTCGCCAAACGCGCCGAAGCGATGCTAGATCGAGTGGGTCTGCTCGAACGCCGAGGACACAAGCCGTCCGAAATGTCGGGTGGCGAAATGCAACGCGTCGCAATCGCTCGGTCGCTGATGTCCGAACCACAACTCTTGTTGGCTGACGAGCCGACTGGAAACCTGGACACCGAAACCGGCGAATCGATTTTGGAATTGCTACAACAATTAAACAACGACGATGGCTTGACGATCGTGATGATCACCCACGATGACGCCATCGCAAGTCGCGCCGATCGTTGCTACCGAATGCAAGACGGATTGCTAGTGGACCGTTTAAAAGACAGCCCCCGCAAGGCGTCTGACAACGCTAACAAAGCAGCCCGATTGATCGCCTAA